In Deltaproteobacteria bacterium, a genomic segment contains:
- the moaA gene encoding GTP 3',8-cyclase MoaA, translating into MGERAEKSPALADAFGRKLRDLRISVTDRCNFRCPYCMPAETFGPGFKFLPRKEVLTYEEIARLARLCVSLGTRKLRITGGEPLVRADLPELIEQLAAIAGVDDIALTTNGHLLEKFAAPLARAGLRRVTVSLDSHDPEVFKKMSGGMSAPDKVLRGIDAAVAAGLGPIKINCVVQRGVNDHTLVDLAAHFRGTGHILRFIEYMDVGTANGWEMAQVVPAREIVARIAECSPLEPAGANYQGEVAKRWRYADGAGEIGVISSVTQPFCGDCTRARLSAEGSLVTCLFATTGRDLKTPLRAGASDAELREVITGTWRARKDRYSEERTELARHRASTRIEMFKLGG; encoded by the coding sequence ATCGGCGAGCGCGCGGAGAAGTCTCCCGCGCTCGCCGACGCTTTCGGCCGGAAGCTGCGCGACCTGCGCATCTCCGTCACCGATCGCTGCAACTTCCGCTGCCCGTACTGCATGCCGGCCGAGACCTTCGGCCCCGGCTTCAAGTTCCTTCCGCGCAAAGAAGTGCTCACGTACGAAGAGATCGCGCGGCTCGCGCGCCTCTGCGTCTCGCTCGGCACGCGGAAGCTGCGCATCACCGGCGGCGAGCCGCTCGTGCGCGCAGACCTGCCCGAGCTGATCGAGCAGCTCGCGGCGATCGCCGGCGTCGACGACATCGCTCTGACGACGAATGGCCACTTGCTCGAGAAGTTCGCCGCGCCGCTCGCGCGCGCGGGGCTGCGCCGCGTGACGGTGAGCCTCGACAGCCACGACCCCGAAGTGTTCAAGAAGATGAGCGGCGGCATGTCGGCGCCCGACAAGGTGCTGCGCGGGATCGACGCGGCGGTTGCCGCAGGCCTCGGCCCGATCAAGATCAACTGCGTCGTGCAGCGCGGCGTGAACGACCACACGCTCGTCGACCTCGCCGCGCACTTTCGCGGCACTGGTCACATCCTGCGCTTCATCGAGTACATGGACGTGGGCACCGCGAACGGCTGGGAGATGGCGCAGGTGGTGCCGGCGCGCGAGATCGTGGCGCGCATCGCCGAGTGCTCCCCGCTCGAGCCCGCGGGCGCGAACTATCAGGGCGAAGTCGCGAAGCGCTGGCGCTACGCCGACGGCGCCGGCGAGATCGGCGTGATCTCGTCCGTCACGCAGCCCTTCTGTGGCGACTGCACGCGCGCGCGCCTCTCCGCCGAAGGCTCGCTCGTGACCTGCCTGTTCGCGACCACCGGCCGCGACCTCAAGACCCCGCTCCGCGCCGGCGCCAGCGACGCCGAGCTGCGCGAAGTGATTACGGGCACCTGGCGCGCGCGCAAAGACCGCTACTCCGAGGAGCGCACAGAGCTCGCACGGCACCGTGCCTCTACGCGCATTGAGATGTTCAAGCTTGGTGGGTGA
- the selD gene encoding selenide, water dikinase SelD, giving the protein MQVLRAWAMRPVAGARLSVVLDRAEALYSGMVPGLVAGDYGASECEIDVVPLARRAGARVILAAATAVDAKAQRIALAGRAAIAYDVASLDVGSSVRGLELPGVREHALATRPIRDFVDRLDRALAGARERARARGEAALRIVVVGGGAAGVELAFTVEARLRAGGNRAEVTIASDGAEVLPGASGALRRRALAEAARRGIALRVGMRVACVSEAGIELESGDEIACDLAIWATGAAPVPVVTASALPTDERGFVRVRDTLQVDGYDGLFAVGDCASLASAPWLPKAGVYAVREGPVLADNLRLALSREPLREYRPQRDFLALLNLGERRALGGKWGTAFAGKRVWRLKDAIDRRFMRRFQVLGADGAPTLEFPPMPESEAMQCGGCAAKVSVRGLAEMLAALPPAPPDARVLLGLDARDDAAAVRTARGDTLVVTVDGFRAFSQDAWLVGRVAALNAVSDVYAKGGTPRHALCWVTVPEGGSERALGEVLGGVRAGLDELGVSLIGGHSTLGPELAVGLAVLGDLADGETPLTKAGLEPGDLLVLTKPLGTGIVLAADMRGLARGAWVQAAHASMLRPNAAAAWVARRFARACTDISGFGLAGHLGEMLAASGAGIAAQLDAKALPALPGARELLARGMRSTYAAQAAEAAPPLLGGDAIAHALLCDPQTSGGLLFAVKPERAADAIAALRDAGDTEADAIGRVVTGAGAIELV; this is encoded by the coding sequence GTGCAGGTGCTGCGCGCGTGGGCGATGCGGCCGGTGGCGGGCGCGCGGCTCAGCGTCGTCCTCGATCGCGCGGAGGCGCTGTACTCGGGGATGGTGCCGGGGCTCGTCGCGGGTGATTACGGCGCGAGCGAGTGCGAGATCGACGTGGTGCCGCTCGCGCGGCGCGCGGGCGCGCGCGTGATCCTCGCGGCGGCGACTGCGGTGGACGCGAAGGCGCAGCGCATCGCGCTCGCGGGACGCGCCGCGATCGCGTACGACGTCGCGAGCCTCGACGTGGGATCGAGCGTGCGCGGGCTCGAGCTGCCCGGCGTGCGCGAGCACGCGCTCGCGACGCGGCCGATTCGCGACTTCGTGGATCGCCTCGATCGCGCGCTGGCAGGTGCGCGCGAGCGCGCACGAGCGCGCGGCGAGGCGGCGCTTCGCATCGTGGTCGTGGGCGGCGGAGCGGCGGGCGTCGAGCTCGCGTTCACGGTGGAGGCGCGGCTGCGCGCGGGCGGGAATCGCGCCGAAGTCACGATCGCGAGCGACGGCGCGGAGGTGTTGCCCGGCGCGTCGGGGGCGCTGCGGCGCCGCGCGCTCGCGGAGGCGGCGCGGCGCGGCATCGCGCTGCGGGTCGGCATGCGCGTCGCGTGCGTGAGCGAAGCCGGCATCGAACTCGAGAGTGGCGACGAGATCGCGTGTGACCTCGCGATCTGGGCGACCGGCGCGGCACCGGTGCCTGTCGTTACGGCGAGCGCGCTGCCCACGGACGAGCGCGGCTTCGTGCGCGTGAGGGACACGCTGCAGGTCGATGGGTACGACGGGCTGTTTGCGGTGGGCGACTGCGCTTCGCTCGCGAGCGCGCCGTGGCTGCCGAAAGCGGGCGTCTACGCCGTGCGCGAGGGGCCCGTGCTCGCCGACAACCTGCGCCTCGCGCTGAGCCGCGAGCCGCTGCGCGAGTACCGGCCGCAGCGGGACTTTCTCGCGCTGCTGAACCTCGGCGAACGCCGCGCACTCGGCGGCAAGTGGGGCACGGCGTTCGCGGGCAAACGCGTATGGCGGCTCAAGGACGCGATCGACCGCCGCTTCATGCGCCGCTTCCAGGTGTTAGGGGCGGACGGCGCGCCGACGCTCGAGTTCCCGCCGATGCCCGAGAGCGAGGCGATGCAGTGCGGCGGCTGCGCGGCGAAGGTGTCCGTGCGCGGTCTCGCGGAGATGCTCGCGGCGCTGCCGCCCGCACCGCCGGATGCGCGCGTGCTGCTCGGCCTGGATGCGCGCGACGACGCCGCGGCCGTGCGCACCGCGCGCGGCGACACGCTCGTGGTCACGGTGGACGGCTTTCGCGCGTTCTCGCAGGACGCGTGGCTCGTCGGCCGCGTCGCGGCGCTGAACGCGGTCTCGGACGTGTACGCGAAGGGCGGCACACCGCGGCACGCGCTGTGCTGGGTGACGGTGCCCGAAGGCGGCAGTGAGCGCGCGCTCGGCGAGGTGTTAGGGGGCGTGCGCGCGGGGCTCGACGAGCTCGGCGTGTCGCTGATCGGGGGGCACTCGACGCTCGGTCCCGAGCTCGCCGTCGGCCTCGCGGTGTTAGGGGATCTCGCGGACGGCGAGACGCCGCTCACGAAGGCCGGCCTCGAGCCGGGCGACCTGCTCGTGCTGACGAAGCCGCTCGGCACCGGGATCGTGCTCGCGGCCGACATGCGCGGGCTCGCGCGCGGCGCTTGGGTGCAGGCCGCGCATGCCTCGATGCTGCGCCCGAACGCAGCCGCAGCGTGGGTCGCGCGCCGCTTCGCGCGCGCGTGCACGGACATCTCGGGCTTCGGCCTCGCGGGCCACCTCGGCGAGATGCTCGCCGCGAGCGGCGCCGGCATCGCAGCGCAGCTCGACGCAAAAGCGCTGCCCGCGCTGCCAGGCGCACGCGAGCTGCTCGCGCGCGGCATGCGCAGCACCTACGCCGCGCAGGCGGCGGAGGCCGCGCCGCCGCTGCTCGGCGGCGACGCGATCGCCCACGCGCTGCTGTGCGACCCGCAGACGAGCGGCGGGCTGCTGTTCGCGGTGAAACCCGAGCGCGCCGCCGACGCGATCGCAGCACTTCGCGACGCAGGCGACACGGAAGCGGACGCGATCGGACGCGTCGTAACGGGAGCGGGCGCGATCGAGCTCGTGTAG
- a CDS encoding CoA transferase yields MGPLAGIRVVELGVWIAGPAAGGILADWGADVVKIEPPGLGDPARLFQFMLGGDLPFNPPFEMDNRSKRSIGIDLARAEGRALAEELIARADVFVTNVRPAALARLGLDAAALCAKHPRLVYGLITGYGTEGPEKDKAAYDISGFWARSGIAHMLTQPGSHPPFQRGGMGDHGTGMVLAGAICAALVSRAQSGKGQLVSTSLLRQGMYTLSFDLATALRLGTGLAVARRKSMGNPCINNYQAKDGKWFWVVGLEADRHWPPLCRAAGHPEWIDDARFATPRDRAKNAEVLIALLDAEFAKRTRAEWAEIFDAIEDMWWAPVQDLEEVIADAQARAAGGFVEVPDDGTTTTFPATPADFAGTPWSPRWMAPTRGQHSDEVLRELGKGDAQLAALRASGAVV; encoded by the coding sequence ATGGGACCGCTCGCAGGGATTCGCGTCGTCGAGCTCGGGGTGTGGATCGCGGGGCCCGCGGCGGGCGGCATCCTCGCGGACTGGGGCGCCGACGTCGTGAAGATCGAACCGCCGGGCCTCGGCGATCCTGCGCGGCTGTTCCAGTTCATGCTCGGCGGCGATCTCCCCTTCAACCCGCCGTTCGAGATGGACAACCGCAGCAAGCGCTCGATCGGCATCGACCTCGCGCGCGCCGAGGGCCGCGCGCTCGCCGAAGAGCTGATCGCGCGCGCCGACGTGTTCGTCACGAACGTGCGGCCCGCGGCGCTCGCGCGGCTCGGCCTCGACGCCGCGGCGCTGTGCGCGAAACACCCGCGGCTCGTCTACGGCCTCATCACGGGCTACGGCACCGAGGGTCCGGAGAAGGACAAAGCCGCGTACGACATCAGCGGCTTCTGGGCGCGCTCGGGCATCGCGCACATGCTCACGCAGCCGGGCTCGCACCCGCCGTTTCAGCGCGGCGGCATGGGCGACCACGGCACGGGCATGGTGCTCGCAGGCGCGATCTGCGCGGCGCTCGTGTCGCGCGCGCAGAGCGGCAAGGGCCAACTCGTCAGCACGTCGCTCTTGCGGCAGGGCATGTACACGCTCTCGTTCGACCTCGCGACGGCGCTGCGCCTCGGCACCGGCCTCGCGGTGGCGCGCCGCAAGTCGATGGGCAACCCCTGCATCAACAACTACCAGGCCAAGGACGGGAAGTGGTTCTGGGTCGTGGGACTCGAGGCCGACCGCCACTGGCCGCCGCTGTGCCGCGCCGCGGGCCACCCCGAGTGGATCGACGACGCGCGCTTCGCGACGCCGCGCGATCGCGCCAAGAACGCAGAGGTGTTGATCGCGCTGCTCGACGCCGAGTTCGCGAAGCGAACGCGCGCGGAGTGGGCAGAGATCTTCGACGCCATCGAGGACATGTGGTGGGCGCCGGTGCAGGACCTCGAGGAGGTGATCGCCGATGCGCAGGCGCGCGCCGCCGGCGGCTTCGTGGAGGTGCCCGACGACGGCACGACGACGACCTTCCCGGCGACGCCTGCCGACTTCGCGGGCACGCCGTGGTCGCCGCGCTGGATGGCGCCAACGCGCGGCCAACACAGCGACGAGGTGCTGCGCGAGCTGGGCAAGGGCGACGCGCAGCTGGCGGCGCTGCGGGCGAGCGGCGCGGTGGTGTGA
- a CDS encoding lipoate--protein ligase family protein has translation MSRVISLYTESFADRPAFDTGVSRALLHAAARGEARESLRLHVPPDVVAFSVLDRARPGFREAVAAARGQGWEAVLRLAGGRAAVFHAETVAFAWCIPDPEPRGSIAKRFDWIAAAVARALESLGVDARVGAVPGEYCPGDHSVNARGAVKLMGVGQRLVKNAAHVGGVIVVRHAARVRDVLVPVYDAMGVAWRPETTGAVEDEAPGVTRSEVAAALEREFAREAELAPDALRASWLAEAEQLASEHAIEAS, from the coding sequence TTGTCTCGCGTGATCTCGCTCTACACCGAGTCGTTTGCCGATCGCCCCGCGTTCGACACGGGCGTGTCGCGCGCGCTGCTGCACGCCGCGGCGCGCGGCGAGGCGCGCGAGTCACTGCGCCTCCACGTGCCGCCCGACGTCGTCGCGTTCTCGGTGCTCGATCGCGCGCGCCCCGGTTTTCGCGAAGCGGTGGCTGCGGCGCGCGGGCAGGGCTGGGAGGCTGTGCTGCGCCTCGCGGGCGGGCGCGCGGCGGTGTTTCACGCGGAGACGGTTGCGTTCGCTTGGTGCATTCCCGATCCCGAGCCGCGCGGGTCGATCGCGAAGCGCTTCGACTGGATCGCGGCGGCGGTCGCTCGGGCGCTCGAGTCATTAGGGGTCGACGCGCGCGTCGGCGCGGTGCCGGGCGAGTACTGCCCCGGCGATCACAGCGTCAACGCGCGCGGCGCGGTGAAGCTGATGGGCGTGGGCCAGCGGCTCGTGAAGAACGCGGCGCACGTGGGTGGCGTGATCGTCGTGCGGCACGCGGCGCGCGTGCGCGACGTGCTGGTGCCGGTCTACGACGCGATGGGCGTCGCGTGGAGGCCCGAGACGACGGGCGCGGTCGAGGACGAGGCGCCCGGCGTCACGCGGAGCGAAGTCGCCGCTGCGCTAGAGCGCGAGTTCGCGCGCGAGGCGGAGCTCGCGCCCGATGCGCTCCGAGCGAGTTGGCTCGCAGAGGCGGAGCAGCTCGCGAGCGAGCACGCGATCGAGGCGAGCTAG
- a CDS encoding SDR family oxidoreductase, with product MPKKSPRKPTGRLADKVALITGGASGMGRATALRFLEEGACVVIADMNEGTGKETLELAAKLGAAKRITFVRTNVADEDDVAAAVERALEFGGLDCMFNNAGIGGALGSLLDTEVDDWDATCAVLLRGVFLGIKHAGRAMKATGLGGSIINTASVAGLSGGAGPACYSACKAAVINLSRAAALELAPLRVRVNAICPGGILTPLIHRGDEESAKTRLERFQPWPAHGRGEHIANAALFLASDESEFVTGEALVVDGGLTAAGPSLVRRRKPTARDDIAQHFDFVGLDWGSTGKAAVVRKLAPKG from the coding sequence ATGCCGAAGAAGTCGCCGCGGAAACCCACTGGCCGGCTCGCAGACAAGGTCGCCCTCATCACGGGCGGCGCGAGCGGCATGGGCCGCGCGACCGCGCTGCGCTTTCTCGAAGAGGGCGCGTGCGTCGTGATCGCGGACATGAACGAGGGCACGGGCAAGGAGACGCTCGAGCTCGCGGCGAAGCTCGGCGCGGCGAAGCGGATCACGTTCGTGCGCACGAACGTCGCGGATGAAGACGATGTCGCCGCCGCCGTCGAGCGCGCGCTCGAGTTCGGCGGGCTCGACTGCATGTTCAACAACGCCGGCATCGGCGGCGCGCTCGGCAGCCTGCTCGACACCGAAGTCGACGACTGGGATGCGACCTGCGCGGTGCTGCTGCGCGGCGTCTTCCTCGGCATCAAGCACGCGGGCCGCGCGATGAAGGCGACCGGGCTCGGCGGCTCGATCATCAACACCGCGTCGGTCGCGGGCCTTTCCGGCGGCGCCGGCCCCGCTTGTTATTCCGCCTGCAAGGCCGCCGTGATCAACTTGTCGCGCGCGGCCGCGCTCGAGCTCGCGCCGCTGCGCGTCCGTGTCAACGCGATCTGCCCCGGCGGCATCCTCACTCCGCTCATCCACCGCGGCGACGAGGAGAGCGCGAAGACCCGCCTCGAGCGCTTTCAGCCGTGGCCGGCGCACGGCCGCGGTGAGCACATCGCGAACGCCGCGCTCTTCCTCGCGAGCGACGAGAGCGAGTTCGTGACGGGCGAAGCGCTGGTCGTCGACGGCGGCCTCACCGCCGCGGGCCCGTCGCTCGTGCGCCGCCGCAAGCCGACTGCGCGCGACGACATCGCGCAGCACTTCGACTTCGTCGGACTCGATTGGGGCAGCACCGGAAAGGCCGCCGTGGTGCGCAAGCTCGCGCCGAAGGGGTGA
- a CDS encoding EAL domain-containing protein: MATAWKRETPVREGADAAQKRARVLVVDDDAGIRRALARLLERDGLSVTAVGSAREALSAFADRAPDLAVLDLGLPDADGIELCEQLRAQPSGRDLPIILLTGSDAGDTLARAFDAGASDFARKSEPLAALVHRARFLLRAHRDRAALLASEARLRDAQDLARLASWRFALEMRALSGGAELWRLLGTARGVLPAIAEAERESLEANMRECLRSGRVVGGELLLATSGADARALRYRMRLALSEDGEPVALEGVVQDVSAWRRSETRAQFLADHDVATSLPNRASLLRALERSIASARETQGEISLVALGLDGSERIAETLGANAAAELRREAARRLTGNLEGFVALVDEASFALVSSSPASAEAAHASGERALALLDAPFRVGGHEVYLSTCAGVARFPHDGGDAEALLRAGERALAQARRGGPRVQAHSAETSAATLRRFTLASRLRTAIERGELVLHYQPKLALDNGVITGFEGLVRWDEPELGMLAPGEFVPIAEESGLVGRLGDWVMREACRQIVAWRDAGLGDVPIAVNVSPQQLRREGLAARVAELLRESGAPAHALGIEITETALLDDPERAIRELKALRELGIELALDDFGTGFSSLSYLRRLPVQIVKIDREFVREIATREDAAALTASIVAMAKALWLRVVAEGVEQESERELVGIWGCEEAQGFLFSRPVPAPEAERLWRERGPHSQRARAALH, encoded by the coding sequence ATGGCAACGGCTTGGAAGCGGGAAACGCCGGTTCGTGAGGGCGCAGACGCGGCGCAGAAGCGCGCGCGTGTGCTCGTGGTCGACGACGACGCGGGCATTCGCCGCGCGCTCGCGCGCCTGCTCGAGCGCGACGGGCTCTCGGTCACCGCCGTCGGCTCGGCCCGCGAGGCGCTGAGTGCGTTCGCGGATCGCGCGCCTGATCTCGCGGTGCTCGATCTCGGCTTACCCGACGCGGACGGCATCGAGCTGTGCGAGCAGCTGCGCGCGCAGCCGAGCGGCCGAGATCTGCCGATCATTCTGCTCACGGGCAGCGACGCGGGTGACACTCTCGCGCGCGCCTTCGACGCCGGCGCTTCGGACTTCGCGCGCAAGAGCGAGCCGCTCGCGGCGCTCGTGCACCGCGCGCGCTTCCTGTTGCGCGCGCACCGCGACCGTGCGGCACTGCTCGCGAGTGAGGCGCGGCTGCGCGACGCGCAGGATCTCGCGCGGCTCGCGAGCTGGCGCTTCGCGCTGGAGATGCGCGCGCTCTCCGGCGGCGCAGAGCTGTGGCGCTTGTTGGGGACGGCGCGCGGCGTGCTGCCCGCGATCGCGGAGGCGGAACGCGAGTCGCTCGAGGCGAACATGCGCGAGTGCCTGCGCAGCGGGCGCGTCGTGGGCGGCGAGCTGCTGCTCGCGACGAGCGGCGCAGACGCGCGCGCGCTCCGCTACCGCATGCGCCTCGCCTTGAGCGAAGACGGCGAGCCCGTCGCGCTCGAAGGCGTCGTTCAGGACGTGAGCGCATGGCGTCGATCGGAGACGCGCGCCCAGTTCCTCGCCGACCACGATGTCGCCACCTCGCTGCCGAATCGCGCGAGCTTGCTGCGGGCGCTCGAACGCTCGATCGCGAGCGCGCGCGAGACGCAGGGCGAGATCTCGCTCGTCGCGCTCGGGCTCGATGGGAGCGAGCGCATCGCCGAGACGCTCGGCGCGAATGCTGCGGCCGAGCTGCGACGCGAAGCCGCGCGACGCCTCACGGGCAATCTCGAGGGCTTCGTCGCACTCGTCGATGAGGCGAGCTTCGCGCTGGTCTCATCCAGCCCCGCCAGCGCGGAAGCGGCGCACGCCAGCGGCGAGCGCGCACTCGCGCTGCTCGACGCGCCGTTCCGCGTCGGCGGTCACGAGGTCTACCTCTCCACGTGCGCCGGCGTCGCGCGCTTTCCGCACGATGGCGGCGACGCCGAGGCGCTGCTGCGCGCCGGCGAGCGCGCGCTCGCACAGGCGCGCCGCGGCGGCCCGCGCGTGCAAGCGCACAGCGCCGAGACGAGTGCCGCCACGCTGCGCCGCTTCACGCTCGCGAGCCGGTTGCGCACTGCCATCGAGCGCGGCGAGCTCGTGCTGCACTACCAGCCGAAGCTCGCACTCGACAACGGAGTGATTACGGGCTTCGAGGGGCTCGTGCGCTGGGACGAGCCCGAGCTCGGAATGCTCGCGCCGGGAGAGTTCGTGCCGATCGCCGAAGAGAGCGGCCTGGTCGGCCGGCTCGGCGACTGGGTGATGCGCGAAGCCTGCCGGCAGATCGTCGCCTGGCGCGACGCCGGGCTCGGCGACGTGCCGATCGCGGTGAACGTCTCGCCGCAGCAGCTGCGCCGCGAGGGCCTCGCCGCGCGAGTCGCAGAGTTGTTACGGGAAAGCGGCGCTCCCGCGCATGCGCTCGGCATCGAGATCACCGAGACCGCGCTGCTCGACGACCCCGAGCGCGCGATTCGCGAGCTGAAGGCCCTTCGCGAGCTCGGCATCGAGCTCGCGCTCGACGACTTCGGCACGGGCTTCTCCTCGCTCTCCTATCTGCGCAGGCTGCCCGTGCAGATCGTGAAGATCGACCGCGAGTTCGTGCGCGAGATCGCGACGCGCGAAGACGCCGCGGCGCTCACGGCCTCGATCGTGGCGATGGCGAAGGCGCTCTGGCTGCGCGTCGTCGCCGAGGGCGTCGAGCAGGAATCCGAGCGCGAGCTCGTCGGCATCTGGGGCTGCGAGGAGGCGCAAGGCTTCCTGTTCAGCCGCCCCGTTCCGGCGCCCGAAGCGGAGCGACTCTGGCGCGAGCGCGGACCGCACTCGCAGCGAGCGAGGGCGGCGCTGCACTAG
- a CDS encoding NAD-dependent epimerase/dehydratase family protein, with amino-acid sequence MVTGGTGFTGSHTVRALVAAGHEVRLLVRDREKVKRVFASDAFMPSDLVLGDVVDDSSVAEAMRGCDAVVHVAALVDLRRKMAARVLETNAAGVERVVGGAAKRGVPRIVYVSSLSVFFKPGPAPLTPESPIVPAASAYSQSKVDGEIAVRRLQEAGAPIRISYPAGIIGPDDPGLTDGNNAMRAWIAQSAIDTGGGFQPVDVRDVAALHVKLLELPDGLHRYAAAGPMMSWAENYAVIERVTGRKFRMRVAISGKRMRTLGRIGDVVKRVVDFSFPFTLDAMVFATQWPGVDASRTTRELGLRFRPVAETYADTIRWLARAGHIPRKLAGRLGE; translated from the coding sequence ATGGTCACAGGCGGAACGGGCTTCACCGGCTCGCACACGGTGCGTGCGCTGGTTGCTGCGGGGCACGAGGTGCGGCTGCTCGTGCGCGATCGCGAAAAGGTGAAGCGAGTCTTCGCGAGCGACGCCTTCATGCCGAGCGACCTGGTGTTAGGGGACGTGGTCGACGACAGCTCCGTCGCCGAGGCGATGCGCGGCTGCGACGCCGTCGTGCACGTCGCAGCCCTGGTGGATCTGCGACGCAAGATGGCGGCGCGCGTGCTCGAGACGAACGCTGCGGGTGTGGAGCGCGTGGTGGGCGGCGCGGCGAAGCGCGGCGTGCCCCGCATCGTGTACGTGTCGAGCCTGTCGGTGTTCTTCAAGCCGGGCCCCGCGCCCCTAACACCTGAGAGCCCGATCGTGCCGGCTGCGAGCGCGTACTCGCAGTCGAAGGTGGACGGCGAGATCGCGGTGCGACGGCTGCAGGAAGCGGGTGCGCCGATCCGCATCTCGTATCCCGCCGGCATCATCGGCCCCGACGATCCGGGCCTGACAGACGGCAACAACGCGATGCGCGCTTGGATCGCGCAGAGCGCGATCGACACCGGGGGCGGCTTCCAGCCGGTCGACGTGCGCGATGTCGCGGCCCTCCACGTGAAGCTGCTCGAGCTGCCGGACGGCCTGCATCGCTACGCCGCCGCGGGTCCGATGATGAGCTGGGCCGAGAACTACGCTGTGATCGAGCGCGTGACGGGGCGCAAGTTCCGCATGCGCGTCGCGATCTCCGGCAAGCGCATGCGCACGCTAGGGCGCATCGGCGACGTGGTGAAGCGCGTCGTCGACTTCTCGTTCCCGTTCACGCTCGACGCGATGGTGTTCGCGACGCAGTGGCCCGGCGTCGACGCGAGCCGCACCACCCGCGAGCTCGGACTGCGCTTCCGGCCGGTGGCGGAGACGTACGCCGACACGATCCGCTGGCTCGCGCGCGCCGGCCACATCCCGCGAAAGCTGGCGGGGCGGCTCGGGGAGTAG
- a CDS encoding Zn-dependent alcohol dehydrogenase, whose product MRAALHVEKGKPVQLVDDVEIRDPRAGEVLVRVHACGICHSDVTVMDAGMTTPIVLGHEAAGVVEAVGAGVTTHKPGDKVVLTPCPPCGTCYWCVRGEFSTCKLAMGVMTGAFPDGTTGLSRKGEKVWRGLNVAAFAEYTVTQATGAVVVPSDTPLDVACVVGCAVQTGVGSVLNAARVEEGATAFVTGLGGIGLSVVQGARLANAAQVIVSDPVAARRETAKALGATHAIDPTKEDPIAAVQQLTSGIGADYCFEAAGVAALVTQCFFAARMGGTIVVVGAPPIDQAVTLAPAALVASMGKKIRGTLLGDCNSVRDIPRLLSLWRAGRLDLDALITAKRPLGEINEALADLRAAKGVRTVLAI is encoded by the coding sequence ATGCGCGCCGCGCTGCACGTCGAGAAGGGAAAGCCCGTCCAGTTGGTGGACGATGTCGAGATTCGCGACCCGCGCGCGGGCGAGGTGCTGGTGCGCGTGCACGCGTGCGGCATTTGCCACTCGGACGTGACGGTGATGGACGCCGGCATGACCACGCCGATCGTGCTCGGGCACGAGGCCGCGGGCGTCGTGGAAGCAGTGGGCGCGGGCGTCACGACGCACAAGCCGGGCGACAAGGTCGTGCTCACGCCGTGCCCGCCGTGCGGCACTTGTTACTGGTGCGTGCGCGGCGAGTTCAGCACGTGCAAGCTCGCGATGGGCGTGATGACGGGCGCATTTCCGGACGGCACGACCGGGCTCTCGCGCAAGGGCGAGAAGGTGTGGCGTGGCCTCAACGTCGCGGCGTTCGCGGAGTACACCGTGACGCAAGCGACCGGGGCGGTGGTGGTGCCGAGCGACACGCCGCTCGACGTCGCGTGCGTGGTGGGCTGCGCGGTGCAGACCGGCGTCGGCTCCGTGCTCAACGCCGCGAGAGTGGAGGAGGGCGCGACCGCATTCGTTACGGGCCTCGGCGGCATCGGCCTCTCGGTCGTGCAGGGCGCGCGCCTCGCGAACGCGGCGCAAGTGATCGTGAGCGACCCGGTCGCCGCGCGGCGCGAGACGGCGAAAGCGCTCGGCGCGACGCACGCGATCGACCCGACGAAGGAAGATCCCATCGCCGCCGTGCAGCAGCTGACGAGCGGCATCGGCGCCGACTACTGCTTCGAGGCCGCCGGCGTCGCCGCGCTCGTCACGCAGTGCTTCTTCGCCGCGCGCATGGGCGGGACGATCGTGGTCGTGGGCGCGCCGCCGATCGACCAAGCCGTCACGCTCGCCCCCGCCGCGCTCGTCGCCAGCATGGGCAAGAAGATCCGCGGCACGCTGCTCGGCGACTGCAACAGCGTGCGCGACATCCCGCGCCTGCTCTCGCTGTGGCGCGCGGGGAGGCTGGATCTCGATGCCCTCATCACCGCCAAGCGCCCGCTCGGCGAGATCAACGAGGCGCTAGCGGATCTGCGCGCGGCGAAGGGCGTGAGGACGGTGCTGGCGATTTGA